The Bos javanicus breed banteng chromosome 21, ARS-OSU_banteng_1.0, whole genome shotgun sequence genome includes a region encoding these proteins:
- the LOC133234151 gene encoding myeloid-associated differentiation marker-like isoform X2 codes for MPTRWIHLSNDSILCVLLLLRLPQLFSTCVAFSLVADMGTLRGAIGNWSMSFWCVCFAMTLIISIVDLCNLYYDFPFYWHNICVTYACYAALICLSASIIYSITYLQFLPDHPYRDRAIAATAFSCIASVLYVIEVARMRAWYDLEEIFFYVHTMSALLKVLETFVAGVIFAFLSNTSLYLHQPALEWCVAVYSICFILAAVVLLLNLGEWEYMQPRPFSIFQLLLTLLSVLLYVSSMVLWPLYQFSEELGGLPQRFMDMSCVDELSYNVCDWDQCLAVAILTAINLLMYMVDLVYWARQVSIGTKDVSSAPDSVWSYRVSSRSEDIL; via the coding sequence TGCTCCTCCGCCTGCCGCAGCTCTTCTCCACCTGCGTGGCCTTCTCGCTTGTGGCCGACATGGGCACTCTGAGAGGCGCCATAGGTAACTGGTCCATGTCCTTCTGGTGTGTCTGTTTCGCCATGACCCTCATCATCTCCATAGTCGACTTATGCAATCTCTATTACGATTTTCCTTTCTACTGGCATAACATCTGCGTCACCTATGCCTGCTACGCTGCCCTCATCTGCCTCTCGGCCTCCATCATCTACTCCATCACCTACCTCCAGTTCCTGCCTGATCATCCTTACCGGGACCGGGCAATCGCTGCCACTGCTTTCTCCTGCATCGCGTCTGTGCTGTATGTCATAGAAGTGGCCAGGATGAGGGCCTGGTATGATCTTGAGGAGATCTTCTTCTATGTACACACCATGTCAGCCCTGCTGAAGGTGCTGGAGACCTTTGTGGCCGGTGTCATCTTTGCCTTCCTCAGCAACACCTCCCTGTACCTGCACCAGCCAGCCCTGGAGTGGTGTGTGGCCGTGTACTCCATCTGCTTCATCCTGGCAGCTGTGGTCCTCCTGCTAAACCTGGGTGAATGGGAATATATGCAGCCCAGGCCCTTCTCCATTTTCCAGCTTTTGCTCACCCTGCTCTCCGTCCTCCTCTATGTCAGCTCTATGGTCCTCTGGCCACTCTACCAGTTCAGCGAGGAGCTCGGCGGACTGCCCCAGCGGTTCATGGACATGAGCTGCGTTGATGAGCTCTCCTACAACGTGTGCGACTGGGACCAGTGCCTGGCTGTAGCCATCCTGACAGCCATCAACCTGCTGATGTACATGGTCGACCTGGTGTACTGGGCCCGCCAGGTTTCCATAGGGACTAAGGATGTCTCCAGTGCTCCTGATTCTGTCTGGTCTTATCGGGTGTCTTCACGGAGTGAAGATATCCTATGA